Proteins co-encoded in one Halostella limicola genomic window:
- a CDS encoding DUF1616 domain-containing protein, translated as MTDGLTEKVPLDVPLLLLVIVGAALAVTSEIGPLQVLFGLPLLLFVPGYALTTVLFPSRPSKSDNTPLYDASPFSGGINVAERLAYSLGGTIVLVSTIAIALNFTPVGIEPVPLVAIVGVLSAVLLLVGAVRRGQIDRHRRYELPVGPAVASVLSGDFVRKPGREQLWTVMAVGALLVVLATGAYAVAEAPQEDPHTELYLLSENESGELVATNYTTEVGGDGELPLTVGVSNHEGEPVEYTAVVETQRVDFSDGNASVLETEELQRFQASVGQNESTRERLTLEPEMTGDDIRVAVLLYKGEPPEDPSMENAYRTVYLEISTE; from the coding sequence ATGACTGACGGTCTGACCGAGAAGGTACCGCTTGACGTCCCGTTACTGTTGTTGGTGATCGTGGGGGCAGCACTCGCTGTCACGAGTGAGATCGGGCCGCTACAGGTCCTTTTCGGCCTCCCCCTCCTCCTGTTCGTTCCTGGATACGCCCTGACGACGGTGCTGTTTCCCAGCCGGCCCTCGAAGTCGGACAACACGCCGCTGTACGATGCGTCGCCGTTCTCCGGCGGAATAAACGTCGCCGAGCGGCTCGCGTACTCGCTCGGCGGGACTATCGTGCTCGTCAGCACTATCGCTATCGCGTTGAACTTCACGCCCGTCGGGATCGAACCGGTTCCGCTCGTCGCGATCGTCGGCGTGCTGTCGGCGGTTCTGCTCCTCGTCGGCGCCGTTCGTCGGGGGCAGATCGACCGGCACCGCCGCTACGAACTCCCGGTGGGGCCGGCCGTCGCGTCCGTGCTGTCGGGGGACTTCGTCCGCAAGCCCGGCAGGGAGCAGCTGTGGACGGTCATGGCCGTAGGGGCGCTCCTGGTCGTGCTGGCGACCGGTGCGTACGCCGTCGCGGAGGCCCCGCAAGAGGACCCTCACACCGAACTCTATCTCCTCTCGGAGAACGAGTCGGGCGAACTCGTCGCCACGAACTACACGACGGAGGTCGGGGGCGACGGCGAACTCCCGCTCACCGTCGGCGTGTCGAACCACGAGGGCGAACCCGTGGAGTACACCGCCGTCGTAGAGACCCAGCGCGTCGACTTCTCGGACGGGAACGCGTCGGTCCTGGAGACCGAAGAGCTCCAGCGGTTCCAGGCCAGCGTCGGCCAAAACGAGTCCACACGGGAACGGCTCACGCTCGAACCCGAGATGACGGGCGACGACATCAGAGTCGCCGTCCTCCTCTACAAGGGCGAGCCTCCGGAAGACCCGTCGATGGAGAACGCCTATCGGACCGTCTACCTCGAAATCTCGACCGAGTAA
- a CDS encoding polysaccharide deacetylase family protein: MEDAEYALCLTHDVDRPYKTYQSLYYAITERDPSHLRSLAPGANPYWQFETVMELEEELGVRSAFYFLNEKHLFREKSPTDWFRLENWKRYIGRYDIESPEMVDVIQTLDDGGWEIGLHGSYESYTDPERLKYEKEALEDVLGHSITGCRQHYLNLSIPETWRYHREIGFQYDASLGAKTEYGFKYGDDVKHPFDDEFAVFPLTIMEVGLPGVSTDIEGAWEECRRILDEAGERQAVVTILWHLRMFNEQEFPGYRRLYRRIVEYALEQGAWVGPPEELYEEIVQEGTTPNTLG; encoded by the coding sequence ATGGAGGACGCCGAGTACGCGCTCTGTCTCACCCACGACGTCGACCGTCCGTACAAGACGTACCAGTCGCTGTACTACGCGATCACGGAGCGCGACCCGTCTCACCTGCGGTCGCTCGCCCCGGGTGCGAACCCGTACTGGCAGTTCGAGACGGTGATGGAGTTAGAGGAGGAGCTCGGCGTGCGGTCGGCGTTTTACTTCCTCAACGAGAAACACCTCTTCCGGGAGAAGTCCCCGACCGACTGGTTCCGGCTGGAAAACTGGAAGCGGTACATCGGCCGGTACGATATCGAGTCGCCGGAGATGGTCGACGTCATCCAGACGCTCGACGACGGCGGGTGGGAGATCGGGCTGCACGGCTCTTACGAGTCCTACACCGACCCGGAGCGCCTGAAATACGAGAAGGAGGCGCTCGAGGACGTCCTCGGCCACTCGATCACCGGGTGCCGCCAGCACTACCTCAATCTCTCTATCCCCGAGACGTGGCGATACCACCGGGAGATCGGGTTCCAGTACGACGCCAGTCTCGGAGCGAAGACCGAGTACGGCTTCAAGTACGGCGACGACGTCAAGCACCCCTTCGACGACGAGTTCGCGGTGTTCCCCCTGACCATCATGGAGGTGGGTCTCCCCGGAGTGTCGACCGACATCGAGGGCGCCTGGGAGGAGTGTCGCCGCATCCTCGACGAGGCCGGGGAGCGCCAGGCCGTCGTCACCATTCTCTGGCACCTCCGCATGTTCAACGAACAGGAGTTCCCCGGGTATCGCCGTCTCTACCGTCGTATCGTCGAATACGCGCTCGAACAGGGCGCGTGGGTGGGCCCGCCCGAGGAACTGTACGAGGAGATCGTTCAGGAGGGCACGACCCCAAACACGCTCGGATAG
- a CDS encoding glycosyltransferase, which yields MRVLQLVTNGGARFFEQQIEALEARGVECTTLSLSSKTQQDADQTRSIGTYFELYPKVLKQSFESHDLVHANYGLTAPHALAQPNLPVVLSLWGSDLMGPAAPVSKFCAQYCDAVIVMSERMADELDCDCYVIPHGVDLNRFQPRSPREAKEELGWDPDKKHVLFPYASEREVKNFSRADRVAAAADERVDADVELHQVYGIPHKRVAVHMNAADALLITSKREGSPNTVKEALACNTPIVSTDVGDVPERLEDVHLSHVGRTDQELVDALVDVLVADEASDGRKEAQEISLERMGERIAGVYQDVLADQ from the coding sequence ATGCGCGTTCTACAACTCGTCACGAACGGCGGCGCGCGCTTCTTCGAGCAACAGATCGAGGCGCTCGAGGCCAGAGGGGTCGAGTGCACGACGCTCAGCCTCTCGTCGAAGACGCAGCAGGACGCCGACCAGACCCGTTCGATCGGGACGTACTTCGAACTGTACCCCAAGGTCCTCAAGCAGTCGTTCGAGTCCCACGACCTCGTCCACGCGAACTACGGTCTCACGGCGCCGCACGCGCTGGCGCAGCCGAACCTCCCGGTCGTGCTCTCGCTGTGGGGGTCGGACCTGATGGGGCCGGCCGCCCCCGTCTCGAAGTTCTGCGCGCAGTACTGCGACGCGGTCATCGTGATGTCCGAACGGATGGCCGACGAACTCGACTGCGACTGTTACGTGATCCCGCACGGGGTCGACCTGAACCGGTTCCAACCACGTTCGCCACGGGAAGCGAAGGAGGAACTCGGCTGGGACCCCGACAAGAAGCACGTCCTCTTCCCGTACGCCTCCGAGCGGGAAGTCAAGAACTTCTCGCGCGCCGACCGCGTGGCCGCCGCCGCCGACGAGCGCGTCGACGCCGACGTCGAACTACACCAGGTGTACGGTATCCCGCACAAGCGCGTCGCCGTTCACATGAACGCGGCCGACGCGCTCCTCATCACGTCGAAGCGGGAGGGCTCCCCGAACACGGTCAAGGAGGCGCTCGCCTGCAACACGCCGATCGTCTCGACCGACGTCGGGGACGTCCCCGAGCGGCTGGAAGACGTCCACCTGTCGCACGTCGGCCGTACCGACCAGGAGCTCGTCGACGCGCTCGTCGACGTCCTGGTCGCCGATGAAGCCTCTGACGGCCGGAAGGAGGCTCAGGAGATAAGTTTGGAACGCATGGGCGAACGCATCGCGGGCGTCTATCAGGACGTCCTCGCGGACCAGTAA